In Apostichopus japonicus isolate 1M-3 chromosome 5, ASM3797524v1, whole genome shotgun sequence, a single window of DNA contains:
- the LOC139967525 gene encoding RNA/RNP complex-1-interacting phosphatase homolog isoform X7 gives MVKGRFSLPDRWTDYDAVGDVIPGTRFIAFKVPLRLQYFHRKGLEREIFTTSDLNEKLGDKLRLVVDLSCKQVGMYYNPEDLEKNGIRYEKLRVEGKKVPSEHIIKRFKRIVTEFEKRQPEDYYIGVHCTHGVNRTGYVICRYMIEQLSKTTDEALRAFESGRGHPLERENYIEALHKFEKKNLGDDAPTPRPASNHFQDSYHHWQTSHETNSYHKMNGQHMMRPDYYTNHWSEPLSGTPESANIHHNYDDNCYGNSTGMNAAQHCGSRPITFRGTHHGYPGYHMHHGSSKYKWEKGDKCQERTPPGNIASSSCHEPRSHTYFP, from the exons GTGGACAGACTATGATGCAGTCGGGGATGTCATTCCAGGTACCAGGTTTATAGCCTTTAAAGTGCCCTTGAGG cttcaatattttcataGAAAGGGTTTAGAAAG AGAAATTTTCACAACCTCCGATCTAAATGAAAAGTTAGGAGACAAATTGCGTTTGGTCGTTGATCTATCTTGTAAACAAGTCGGAATGTATTACAATCCAGAG GACTTGGAGAAAAATGGAATACGCTATGAGAAACTGCGAGTTGAAGGAAAGAAGGTGCCGAGTGAGCACATAATCAAAAG atTTAAACGTATCGTGACAGAATTTGAGAAGAGGCAACCGGAAG ATTATTACATTGGAGTACACTGTACTCATGGTGTGAACAGAACTGGCTATGTTATATGTAG GTACATGATTGAACAGTTGAGTAAAACCACTGATGAAGCCTTGAGAG CATTTGAATCTGGTAGAGGGCATCCACTGGAAAGAGAAAATTACATTGAGGCATTgcataaatttgaaaa AAAAAATTTAGGGGATGACGCTCCAACTCCAAGACCAGCAAGTAATCATTTTCAGGATTCCTACCACCATTGGCAGACGTCACATGAAACTAACAGCTACCACAAGATGAATGGGCAGCATATGATGAGACCAGACTATTACACCAATCATTGGAGTGAACCTCTCAGTGGCACTCCGGAGTCTGCTAATATACACCACAATTATGATGATAATTGCTATGGCAACAGTACTGGCATGAATGCAGCACAACATTGTGGAAGTAGACCGATCACATTTCGTGGTACACACCATGGCTACCCTGGTTACCATATGCACCATGGATCATCAAAGTACAAGTGGGAAAAGGGAGATAAATGTCAGGAAAGGACTCCTCCAGGAAATATAGCGTCAAGTAGTTGTCACGAACCGAGGAGTCACACTTATTTCCCATAG